Genomic DNA from Chthoniobacterales bacterium:
CATCAAGGCCGTCCGCGTCGACGTTCTTTTTCCAATAGTGCCGCTCAATCGTTTCGATTTTGTCGCCACTCCAAGCAGACACTTTCATAATCGTGATGTTTGGATTCCCTGAGTTGCAGAGGTGCGTGATGTAGCTGTGGCGCATCGCGTGCATCCCGAAGTTTTCTTGCTCGGGATGCTTCTCGATGTAGTCCGCAACATGGTTTTCAAACGACGTGCGAGGATCGAAGCGGTATCGTTTCGAGCAAGCGTCGGGCTTGATTACAAACAACGCGTTGGCGTCGAGATTCTCGCGAAGCCATGCCGTGAAATCTGCGGAGAGGGGAATGCTCCGGTCTTTGCCGTTCTTGCTCCGCCATTGGTAGGTCGTCCCGTTTGCGAGCCGCTGCGTTTCTTTCCCCGGAACTTTGATGTGGGGAATCTGTGCATCGAGCCGAATCCACTGAGGACGGCAATGGACGATTTCGTTTCGACGCATCCCGCAGTGAAACCCGGCGTAGAAAACAAACTTCGTTGAGTTCCGCGAACAGGATTCGATCAACTCGGTGTAGACCTTCGGCGCAACGACAACGTCGCGGA
This window encodes:
- a CDS encoding tyrosine-type recombinase/integrase, which encodes MACFLSHLGHVIAKPHYDEDDEKEVRDVVVAPKVYTELIESCSRNSTKFVFYAGFHCGMRRNEIVHCRPQWIRLDAQIPHIKVPGKETQRLANGTTYQWRSKNGKDRSIPLSADFTAWLRENLDANALFVIKPDACSKRYRFDPRTSFENHVADYIEKHPEQENFGMHAMRHSYITHLCNSGNPNITIMKVSAWSGDKIETIERHYWKKNVDADGLDDVLAGKKTVSTGTTLEEILTKVSQGKMSPKAAKKFWIVSEEDAKRWPDLKVGDVRIRSKPLP